A stretch of the Sorangium aterium genome encodes the following:
- a CDS encoding TOMM precursor leader peptide-binding protein, with the protein MPSIRLSRSASITPTDVGVILRSDLGAFQLTGLDVSAFVERMVPLLDGSRDREALVEALADYSRQSVTAFLDLLEARGLVEPAAAEAPSGDGERLRGQREFLRKWSSAPEQAAQRIASARVLVVGLEPWGASAAMALAGAGVSALRLIDGGAVGPRDVAVVRARGAAALGAPRRSAVAALIRQHAPLCRVDESASGALEGDDLLSPEGLPHLLVAAVRSDDAELLERVARFGHRAGIASLFSHLAGTTAVLGPLVFPGRTACRVCAATEALNPSPAARSLAEPAPHAGTMGQLLGHLVAMEALKVLSAYTPSRLGGRFLIQDLATLETSHHTLVRLPWCKVCGEG; encoded by the coding sequence ATGCCCAGCATTCGACTCAGCCGCTCGGCCAGCATCACGCCCACCGACGTGGGCGTCATCCTCCGCTCCGATCTCGGCGCCTTCCAGCTCACCGGCCTGGACGTGAGCGCGTTCGTCGAGCGGATGGTGCCGCTGCTCGACGGGTCGCGCGACCGGGAGGCGCTCGTCGAGGCGCTCGCGGACTACTCGCGGCAGAGCGTGACGGCGTTCCTCGACCTGCTCGAGGCGCGCGGGCTGGTCGAGCCGGCGGCCGCAGAGGCGCCGTCCGGCGACGGGGAGCGCCTCCGCGGGCAGCGCGAGTTCCTCCGCAAGTGGTCGTCGGCCCCGGAGCAGGCTGCGCAGCGGATCGCGAGCGCGCGCGTGCTCGTGGTGGGCCTCGAGCCCTGGGGGGCCTCGGCCGCCATGGCGCTCGCGGGGGCGGGCGTCTCCGCGCTCCGCCTGATCGACGGCGGCGCCGTCGGCCCGCGCGACGTCGCGGTGGTCCGCGCGCGGGGGGCGGCGGCGCTCGGCGCGCCCCGCCGCAGCGCCGTGGCCGCGCTGATCCGTCAGCACGCGCCGCTCTGCCGGGTGGACGAGAGCGCCTCCGGCGCGCTGGAGGGGGACGACCTCCTCTCGCCGGAGGGGCTCCCTCACCTCCTCGTCGCGGCGGTGCGCAGCGACGACGCGGAGCTCCTGGAGCGCGTCGCGCGGTTCGGCCATCGCGCAGGGATCGCCTCGCTCTTCTCGCACCTCGCGGGGACGACGGCCGTCCTCGGGCCCCTCGTCTTCCCGGGGAGGACGGCGTGCCGGGTCTGCGCGGCGACCGAGGCGCTCAACCCCTCGCCCGCGGCGCGCTCCCTGGCCGAGCCCGCGCCGCACGCCGGCACGATGGGTCAGCTGCTCGGCCACCTCGTGGCAATGGAGGCCCTCAAGGTGCTCTCGGCGTACACGCCCTCCAGGCTCGGGGGCAGGTTCCTGATCCAGGACCTCGCGACGCTCGAGACATCGCACCATACGCTCGTGAGGCTGCCCTGGTGCAAGGTCTGCGGCGAGGGATGA
- a CDS encoding protein kinase domain-containing protein gives MIGRTLDDRYTMIRLLGQGGMGAVYEARHAGTGRRVAVKVILGQAADDELVRRFQREARAVGAVESEHIAQVFDTGRDRETGAPYIAMEFLEGEDVQALIERLGPLPVDLALRIGLQASLGLERAHEAGIVHRDIKPANLFLARKQGGQRVIKVLDFGVAKVTDNSLGNGGMTKSGALLGSPLYMSPEQARGSGAIDARSDVWSLGISLYHALSGHRPNEHLTGLGELVLAICTTPVRWIQEIAPWVPPEVAHVVHRALVIDPAGRTASAGELAATLRAFLPGGEAIVEAMLVPLDAATRASRASFGAISAPPHGSSAPFGAALTPPRTSSPSFGAALTPPHASNPPFGAALTPPRASAAPFDAALTPPRASAAPPDAAGRPSGGQSGPYALSATAPATSVRLSNRPERPASRPPVALIAGGVLAAALAGGAGVYLAVRSAPPATPAPSAEPAPPARTEAEPPPPSAGVEARPTPTPTPSASAEPPPADAPVDPPAAASSTPAALPSAAATSRAAASATVVARPPTPRPSAPRPPPTRPPRNDDDETSRK, from the coding sequence ATGATCGGTCGAACCCTCGACGACCGCTACACGATGATCCGGCTGCTCGGCCAGGGCGGGATGGGGGCCGTCTACGAGGCCCGGCACGCGGGCACCGGCCGCCGCGTCGCGGTGAAGGTCATCCTCGGCCAGGCCGCGGACGACGAGCTCGTCCGCCGCTTCCAGCGCGAGGCGCGCGCGGTCGGCGCGGTCGAGTCGGAGCACATCGCGCAGGTGTTCGACACCGGGCGCGACCGCGAGACCGGCGCGCCGTACATCGCGATGGAGTTCCTCGAGGGCGAGGACGTGCAGGCCCTCATCGAGCGGCTCGGCCCGCTCCCGGTCGATCTCGCGCTCCGCATCGGGCTGCAGGCGTCCCTCGGCCTCGAGCGCGCGCACGAGGCCGGCATCGTCCACCGCGACATCAAGCCGGCGAACCTGTTCCTCGCGAGGAAGCAGGGCGGCCAGCGCGTGATCAAGGTGCTCGACTTCGGCGTCGCCAAGGTGACGGACAACAGCCTCGGCAACGGCGGGATGACGAAGAGCGGCGCGCTCCTCGGCTCTCCCCTCTACATGTCGCCCGAGCAGGCGCGCGGCAGCGGCGCCATCGACGCGCGCTCGGACGTCTGGTCGCTCGGCATCAGCCTGTACCACGCCCTCTCGGGGCATCGGCCCAACGAGCACCTGACCGGCCTCGGAGAGCTCGTCCTGGCCATCTGCACGACCCCGGTGCGCTGGATCCAGGAGATCGCGCCCTGGGTGCCGCCGGAGGTCGCCCACGTGGTGCACCGGGCGCTGGTCATCGATCCGGCGGGCCGCACCGCGAGCGCCGGCGAGCTCGCGGCGACGCTGCGCGCGTTCCTGCCGGGCGGCGAGGCGATCGTCGAGGCGATGCTCGTGCCGCTCGACGCCGCCACGCGCGCCTCGCGCGCGTCGTTCGGCGCCATCTCGGCCCCCCCGCACGGGTCGAGCGCTCCGTTCGGCGCTGCGCTGACCCCGCCGCGCACGTCGAGCCCGTCGTTCGGCGCCGCCTTGACCCCGCCGCACGCGTCGAACCCGCCGTTCGGCGCCGCCTTGACGCCGCCGCGCGCGTCGGCCGCGCCATTCGACGCCGCCTTGACCCCGCCGCGCGCGTCGGCCGCGCCGCCCGACGCGGCGGGGCGCCCGTCGGGCGGGCAATCCGGACCGTATGCGCTGTCGGCCACGGCGCCCGCCACGAGCGTGCGGCTGTCGAACCGCCCCGAGCGTCCGGCGTCGCGCCCGCCCGTCGCCCTGATCGCCGGCGGCGTGCTGGCCGCTGCGCTCGCGGGCGGGGCGGGTGTCTACCTCGCGGTGCGCAGCGCGCCGCCGGCCACGCCCGCGCCCTCGGCCGAACCGGCGCCGCCTGCGCGCACCGAAGCCGAGCCGCCGCCCCCGTCCGCCGGCGTCGAGGCCAGGCCAACGCCGACGCCGACGCCGTCCGCCAGCGCCGAGCCGCCGCCCGCCGACGCGCCCGTGGATCCGCCGGCAGCGGCCTCGTCGACGCCCGCGGCGCTGCCCTCTGCTGCGGCGACCTCGCGCGCCGCCGCGTCGGCGACCGTCGTCGCTCGCCCGCCCACGCCGAGGCCGTCTGCGCCCAGGCCGCCGCCCACCAGGCCCCCGAGGAATGACGATGACGAGACATCGAGGAAATAG
- a CDS encoding TOMM precursor leader peptide-binding protein, which yields MATQLPSSATTAPSLDGTVPPAPAEVREKLSRSRVLVVGLEPWGAIAATELACLGVGALHVLDDREVTADDLGPFAEADLGKDRARSLSTALSRLAPGCAVTPGTLLAAADRPIVQEDTGWDLILACVPGDDLLVLQGVARFAHAASVPSLSAHLEGLDAVIGPAVVPGETACWDCCRLRRLAMSNQREADHALHASLLAARPERRARTYLAPMPAFLGHAVALAALDLLMNRAASRLAGRFMVQGLVDPEASLHAFLQMPWCAVCGGAAEALRTGSARRGGGAHLRDAPDPAALRRMLAGVVDARAGIVHRLTLDAASPALAPEACVTATALLGDYTDGSPHAHRSREPQAGIGKGVTAVEALIGATGEAVERYSAELVDRKQLLRSSVAGMKGDFIAPEQLCLYSEEQYAKPGFPYTRVDPAAPIDWALGRWMDTGAPVFVPALPTYYGYCGGHDAHFCQVTSNGLAAGATLEGAAMGAALELIERDAFMISWLARRPGRRILPDDSLDPELHEIARQIEEHGARIELYLLDAGVSVPVVMCVGYGDGKRWPGAVVSISAHLSPLTAIRKAILEQGQIGNYAFRLMTGEHVAIPERPEDVLTLEDHAVYYLPPSRAAAFAFLREGGTVTAAELEEPEEVSLPELTRRVQAAGLRIAIVDVTSPDLAVTPFRVARALGPAFQQIHFGHQLAQLGNPRLRSMTPHGINPDPHPMA from the coding sequence GTGGCTACTCAACTGCCCAGCTCAGCGACCACCGCTCCCTCGCTCGACGGGACCGTCCCGCCTGCGCCGGCCGAGGTGCGCGAGAAGCTCTCGCGATCGCGCGTCCTCGTGGTCGGGCTCGAACCGTGGGGCGCCATCGCGGCCACCGAGCTCGCGTGTCTGGGCGTAGGCGCGCTCCACGTCCTCGACGACAGGGAGGTCACGGCCGACGATCTCGGCCCCTTCGCGGAGGCGGATCTCGGGAAGGATCGCGCGCGCTCGCTCTCCACGGCGCTGTCGCGGCTCGCCCCCGGCTGCGCGGTCACGCCCGGGACGCTGCTCGCCGCCGCGGATCGCCCGATCGTCCAGGAGGACACCGGCTGGGACCTGATCCTCGCCTGCGTCCCTGGCGATGATCTCCTCGTCCTTCAGGGCGTCGCCCGCTTCGCTCACGCGGCGTCCGTCCCGTCGCTCAGCGCGCACCTCGAGGGGCTCGACGCGGTGATCGGACCGGCCGTCGTTCCGGGCGAGACCGCGTGCTGGGACTGCTGCCGCCTGCGGAGGCTCGCGATGAGCAACCAGCGAGAGGCGGATCACGCGCTCCACGCGTCGCTCCTCGCCGCGCGCCCGGAGCGCCGCGCGCGCACCTACCTCGCGCCGATGCCGGCGTTCCTGGGCCACGCCGTCGCGCTCGCGGCCCTCGATCTGCTGATGAACCGCGCCGCGTCGCGGCTCGCGGGCCGCTTCATGGTCCAGGGCCTGGTCGACCCGGAGGCGTCGCTCCACGCTTTCCTGCAGATGCCCTGGTGCGCGGTCTGCGGCGGCGCCGCCGAGGCCCTCCGCACCGGGAGCGCGCGTCGGGGCGGGGGCGCGCACCTGCGCGACGCACCCGACCCCGCGGCGCTCCGGCGGATGCTCGCCGGCGTCGTCGACGCGCGGGCGGGCATCGTCCACCGCCTCACGCTGGACGCGGCGAGCCCGGCGCTCGCCCCCGAGGCGTGCGTCACGGCCACGGCACTCCTCGGCGACTACACCGACGGCTCGCCGCACGCCCACCGCTCGCGCGAGCCGCAGGCCGGCATCGGAAAGGGCGTCACAGCCGTCGAGGCCCTGATCGGAGCGACCGGCGAGGCGGTCGAGCGCTACTCTGCCGAGCTCGTCGACCGAAAGCAGCTCCTTCGCTCCTCGGTCGCCGGAATGAAGGGCGACTTCATCGCACCGGAGCAGCTCTGTCTCTATAGCGAGGAGCAGTATGCAAAGCCCGGATTCCCGTACACGCGGGTCGATCCGGCCGCGCCCATCGACTGGGCCCTCGGGCGCTGGATGGACACGGGCGCGCCCGTGTTTGTGCCGGCGCTCCCGACCTACTACGGCTACTGCGGAGGACACGACGCGCACTTCTGCCAGGTGACCTCGAACGGGCTCGCGGCGGGCGCGACGCTCGAGGGCGCGGCGATGGGGGCCGCGCTCGAGCTCATCGAGCGCGACGCCTTCATGATCTCGTGGCTCGCTCGCCGGCCCGGGCGGCGGATCTTGCCCGATGACTCGCTCGACCCCGAGCTGCACGAGATCGCCCGGCAGATCGAGGAGCACGGCGCCCGGATCGAGCTGTATCTGCTCGACGCGGGCGTCTCGGTCCCCGTGGTGATGTGCGTCGGTTACGGCGACGGCAAGCGGTGGCCCGGCGCGGTGGTCTCGATCTCCGCCCACCTGAGCCCCCTCACCGCGATCCGGAAAGCCATCCTCGAGCAGGGCCAGATAGGCAATTACGCCTTCCGCCTGATGACGGGCGAACACGTCGCCATCCCCGAGCGGCCGGAGGACGTGCTCACGCTCGAGGATCACGCGGTCTACTACCTCCCCCCGAGCCGCGCCGCGGCCTTCGCCTTCCTCCGCGAAGGAGGCACGGTGACCGCCGCCGAGCTCGAGGAGCCCGAGGAGGTTTCGCTGCCCGAGCTCACCCGGCGTGTGCAGGCCGCGGGACTGCGCATCGCGATCGTGGACGTGACGTCGCCCGACCTCGCGGTGACCCCGTTCCGCGTCGCCCGGGCGCTCGGGCCCGCTTTCCAGCAGATCCATTTCGGCCACCAGCTCGCTCAGCTCGGTAATCCGCGTCTCCGTTCGATGACCCCCCACGGCATCAACCCTGACCCTCACCCGATGGCCTGA
- a CDS encoding SagB/ThcOx family dehydrogenase encodes MARSKETDIARLYHLQSSHVRSRPLEPPFDGDLQPLNFRTYVGSARTPLPGRDFAIDAPLGAVLEQRRSQREFALRPMSIEALGRLLHASYGVRGTRNVEGAWTCDRPAPSAGGRYPLEIYVATQAVEGVPDGLHHYDPRAHELELRREGLAHPTLVDLTAGQDMILNTNVVVIITAVPFRTMWKYGQRGYRFLWLDAGHLGQNLYLVATAMGLGPVAIGGFYDEELKAFLALPAEEDTMYIVCVGQPAPAGGRKGP; translated from the coding sequence ATGGCAAGGAGCAAAGAGACGGACATTGCGCGGCTCTATCATCTCCAGTCCTCCCACGTGAGGTCGCGGCCGCTGGAGCCGCCGTTCGACGGGGATCTCCAGCCGCTCAACTTCCGCACCTACGTCGGCTCGGCGCGCACGCCGCTGCCCGGGCGCGATTTCGCGATCGACGCCCCGCTCGGCGCGGTGCTGGAGCAGCGGCGGTCGCAGCGCGAGTTCGCCCTCAGGCCGATGTCCATCGAGGCGCTCGGGCGGCTCCTCCACGCGAGCTACGGCGTCCGTGGCACGCGGAATGTCGAAGGGGCGTGGACCTGCGATCGCCCCGCGCCCTCGGCCGGCGGCCGGTATCCGCTCGAGATCTACGTCGCGACGCAGGCCGTCGAGGGGGTCCCGGACGGCCTGCACCACTACGACCCCCGTGCGCACGAGCTCGAGCTCCGCCGGGAAGGCCTCGCGCACCCCACGCTCGTGGATCTCACGGCGGGTCAGGACATGATCCTGAACACCAATGTCGTGGTCATCATCACGGCAGTGCCGTTCCGCACGATGTGGAAATACGGCCAGCGCGGATATCGCTTCCTGTGGCTGGACGCCGGGCACCTGGGCCAGAACCTCTATCTCGTCGCGACGGCCATGGGCCTCGGCCCGGTGGCGATCGGCGGATTTTACGACGAGGAGCTCAAGGCCTTCCTGGCGCTCCCGGCCGAGGAAGACACGATGTACATCGTCTGCGTCGGTCAGCCCGCGCCGGCCGGGGGCCGGAAGGGGCCTTAG
- a CDS encoding MYXO-CTERM sorting domain-containing protein: protein MAQHRDGCARGRSWVAPLAVGAALGVALVPRSSSAQTWTGGRTTPVLDEIVAIDRTGEPRWPYGKEDVAGDGEATFDTPERSIDFRSAYAVAADGRFWVRGYVSETASISGEATLFVFIDTDRNRGTGGTAATAGIDERFTNDESPGGYEIVLGVKGDGTRAGVWSFSGASGQYEPVDVTDAQIATEAGTDVDPLLINDATRGYAQASIALDLLLGVGVSCEANLYFRSVNDAAALGPGDLDIGISAPCVAGDADGDRVPDVIVPPSGCTRDADCAGGGICVDGDCILPVSCVDDVDCDADEDCSPDHRCVPTPGDTCTSNAACGDLVCVGGQCGPCSPASSECGADLRCAPTGRCVDGAASSGAGGPGEPDLLPGDAVQGGACACAVGPAPYGGGALSLLAAGGLALRLRRRPRRGPGAGR, encoded by the coding sequence ATGGCACAACACAGAGATGGGTGCGCGCGGGGGCGCTCGTGGGTCGCGCCGCTGGCTGTAGGCGCGGCGCTCGGCGTCGCGCTCGTTCCGAGGAGCTCGTCCGCTCAGACGTGGACGGGCGGGCGGACGACGCCGGTGCTCGACGAGATCGTCGCGATCGACAGGACCGGGGAGCCCCGGTGGCCTTACGGCAAGGAGGACGTCGCGGGCGACGGCGAGGCGACCTTCGACACGCCGGAGCGATCGATCGACTTCCGCTCCGCGTACGCGGTCGCCGCCGATGGGCGGTTCTGGGTGCGCGGGTATGTGTCGGAGACGGCCTCGATCAGCGGGGAGGCGACGCTCTTCGTGTTCATCGACACCGACAGGAACCGAGGGACCGGCGGCACGGCCGCGACGGCGGGGATCGATGAACGGTTCACGAACGACGAGTCGCCGGGCGGCTACGAGATCGTGCTGGGCGTGAAGGGCGACGGCACGCGCGCGGGGGTCTGGTCCTTCTCGGGGGCGTCGGGGCAGTACGAGCCCGTCGACGTGACGGACGCGCAGATCGCGACCGAGGCAGGGACGGACGTCGACCCCCTGCTGATCAACGACGCGACGCGGGGGTACGCGCAGGCATCCATCGCGCTCGATCTCCTCCTGGGCGTCGGCGTGTCGTGCGAGGCGAACCTGTACTTCCGGTCGGTGAACGACGCGGCGGCGCTCGGGCCGGGCGATCTCGACATCGGCATCTCGGCCCCGTGCGTCGCCGGCGACGCGGACGGCGACCGCGTGCCCGACGTGATCGTCCCGCCCTCCGGCTGCACGCGCGACGCGGACTGCGCCGGCGGGGGCATCTGCGTGGACGGCGACTGCATCCTGCCGGTGTCGTGCGTCGACGATGTCGACTGCGACGCGGACGAGGACTGCTCCCCGGACCACCGGTGCGTCCCCACGCCCGGGGACACCTGCACGTCGAACGCCGCGTGCGGCGATCTCGTGTGCGTCGGCGGGCAGTGCGGCCCGTGCTCGCCGGCCTCGTCCGAGTGCGGCGCGGACCTGCGCTGCGCGCCGACCGGGCGCTGCGTCGACGGCGCGGCGTCGAGCGGCGCGGGCGGTCCGGGCGAACCGGATCTCCTGCCGGGTGATGCGGTCCAGGGCGGCGCCTGCGCCTGCGCGGTGGGGCCCGCGCCGTACGGAGGGGGAGCCCTGTCGCTGCTCGCCGCCGGCGGGCTCGCGCTCCGGTTGCGGAGGCGCCCGCGCCGCGGGCCCGGAGCCGGCCGATGA
- a CDS encoding OmpA family protein, which translates to MRAPILAATACAACAVLAAATPASAQSTDIDVERFKPAVTHDAFVVTEGSGVREPGDPWEFGLFLNYARNPLIVATGDGEVRSQIVSGRLGADLMASVTIAEPFALGLDVPFFLAQSGEGSPSFAGLGDIRLVPKLRLLDDRDSIGLGLVAELRVPTHTGDFAGGARNVVFWPRIVLDHRFAPGLRFGVNAGVAIREGTTYANVEAASELTYAAALGYRFGGIDGKVEIGAEANGGIGIAADDLNEEETPLEALGYVKINPSEEWEITAGPGIGALAGYGVPIFRVFAGVKYTPTSHDRDHDGVDDERDQCPDVAEDRDGDYDSDGCPEEDADDDHDGVPNADDECPDEKETINGVEDDDGCPDKGEPRVAYEQGEFVIRDTIRFRTGSAELEPESYRTLDQVALVMKANPEIERLRVEGHTDETGTPELNQELSEQRAETVRKYLIRKGVSPGRLTAEGFGSDRPVAEGTDPASLAKNRRVEFVIDE; encoded by the coding sequence ATGCGCGCACCGATCCTCGCCGCCACCGCCTGCGCTGCCTGCGCGGTCCTCGCCGCCGCGACGCCCGCGTCGGCGCAGAGCACGGACATCGACGTCGAGCGCTTCAAGCCGGCCGTCACCCACGACGCCTTCGTCGTCACGGAGGGCTCCGGCGTCCGCGAGCCCGGCGATCCATGGGAGTTCGGGCTGTTCCTGAACTACGCGCGCAACCCGCTGATCGTCGCGACGGGCGACGGCGAGGTGCGGAGCCAGATCGTGAGCGGCCGTCTGGGCGCCGATCTCATGGCGTCGGTCACGATCGCCGAGCCGTTCGCGCTCGGCCTCGACGTCCCGTTCTTCCTCGCGCAGTCGGGCGAGGGCTCTCCGTCGTTCGCGGGCCTCGGCGACATCCGGCTCGTGCCGAAGCTGCGCCTGCTCGACGACCGCGACTCCATCGGCCTCGGCCTCGTGGCCGAGCTGCGCGTCCCGACGCACACCGGCGATTTCGCGGGCGGCGCGCGCAACGTCGTGTTCTGGCCGCGCATCGTGCTCGACCACCGGTTCGCGCCCGGCCTCCGGTTCGGCGTCAACGCGGGCGTCGCGATCCGCGAGGGGACGACGTACGCGAACGTCGAGGCGGCGAGCGAGCTGACGTACGCCGCGGCGCTCGGCTACCGCTTCGGCGGCATCGACGGGAAGGTCGAGATCGGCGCCGAGGCGAACGGCGGCATCGGCATCGCCGCGGACGACCTGAACGAGGAGGAGACGCCGCTCGAGGCGCTCGGCTACGTGAAGATCAACCCGAGCGAGGAGTGGGAGATCACCGCGGGCCCGGGGATCGGCGCGCTGGCCGGCTACGGCGTGCCGATCTTCCGCGTGTTCGCGGGCGTGAAGTACACGCCGACCTCGCACGACAGGGACCACGACGGCGTCGACGACGAGCGCGACCAGTGCCCCGACGTCGCGGAGGATCGCGACGGCGATTACGACAGCGACGGCTGCCCCGAGGAGGACGCCGACGACGATCACGACGGCGTGCCGAACGCGGACGACGAGTGCCCGGACGAGAAAGAGACGATCAACGGCGTCGAGGACGACGACGGCTGCCCCGACAAGGGCGAGCCGCGGGTCGCGTACGAGCAGGGTGAGTTCGTGATACGCGACACCATCCGCTTCCGGACCGGTTCGGCCGAGCTCGAGCCGGAGTCGTACAGGACGCTCGATCAGGTGGCGCTCGTCATGAAGGCGAACCCCGAGATCGAGCGGTTGCGGGTGGAGGGGCACACCGACGAGACCGGCACGCCCGAGCTGAACCAGGAGCTGAGCGAGCAGCGGGCCGAGACGGTCCGGAAGTACCTGATCCGGAAGGGCGTCAGCCCGGGTCGGCTCACGGCCGAGGGCTTCGGGTCGGACAGGCCGGTGGCCGAGGGCACCGATCCGGCGAGCCTGGCGAAGAACCGCCGCGTGGAGTTCGTGATCGACGAGTGA